ATCGCCGCACTGACCGCCCTGCTCGCCTGTGGCAGCGCTCTGGCCGCCGACGCCAGCCCGGATGCCGCCGCCGACTCGAAGTGCGAAGCCGCCGCCATCGACAAGAACGGCAAGCCGCTGGTCGGCGCCGCCAAGTCCTCCTTCATGCAGAAATGCCATCGCGAAGCCATGCACAAGACCGACTGCGAAGCGCGTGCGCTGAGCAAGGACGGCAAGCCGCTGGCCGGCGCAGCGAAGAACTCCTTCATGCGCAAGTGCGAAGAAGACATGAAGCAGGCCGCACCGGCCGGCAAGTGAAAACACACCTGACCGGAGCCGTCACGCCGTGAGCGAACAGAAAAAACCGGGCGTGCAGGTACGCCGCGAAGTCATGGGCGACGATTTCGTCGACCGTGCCCTCGGCAACGCCACAGAATTCAATCAGCCCCTGCAGGACTTCATCAACGAGCACGCCTGGGGCGCGGTGTGGAACCGCGATGGTCTGGACCGCCGCACCCGCAGTCTGGTCACGCTGGCCGCACTGACCGCGCTGAAGAGCCCGCACGAGCTGAAGGGCCACGTGCGCGGCGCGCTGAACAATGGCTGCACGGTCGAGGAAATCCGCGAAACGCTGCTGCATTGTGCGGTTTACGCAGGTGTCCCGGCCGCCGGCGAAGCGTTCCGCGCAGCGCAGGAAGTGCTGGATTCGTATCGGCTGTGAACCGCTGAGGGCTGATCGACCGCCCCATCGCGAGCAAGCTCGCTCCCACGAAAGCACTCCCCGACCGCCGCCGGAGCCGCGTTCTTGTGGGAGCGAGCTTGCTCGCGATGCGGCCGCTGCGGTCCACAGGCTTCGATACGGGCCGCTGTCGGGGTCAGAAGACCCCTCCTACAAGATCCAGCCTCCCAGCCGCAGACGAGCGTGGCCTCTGTGGGAGCGGCCTTGGCCGCGACACGGCCGGCGCAATCCGCAGGCTTCGGTACTAGCTGCTGTCGGGGTCAAGACCCCTCCCACAGAACCTTGGCCTGTCGCCAGCCGGCGATTCAGCGCACCGACGCCGCCAGCAGGATCAGCCCGCCGCCTCGATCTGCTCCGACACCTCGAGCCAGCGCATTTCCTGCGCTTCGAGTTCTTCGTCCACCTTCTGCAGCTCGACGCCGACTTCGCCGATTTCCTTCGGCGGCAGCGGACTGGCGAGCTTGGCGGTCAGTGCGTGCTTCTTCGTCTGCAGTTCGAGGATGCGCTGTTCGAGCTTGCCGAGCTCGTTCTTCAGCGCCTTGAGGTTCACCGGCGCCTTCTTGACCGGCGCAGCGACCGGCGGCGCCTGCACGACGGGCGCGGCTTCGGCCGGAGCGGCCTTCATCGAATCCTTCAGCACTTCGCGCGCGCGCTTCGCTTCGTCCAGCAGGTAGCGCTGGTAGTCGTCGAGGTCGCCGTCGAACGGTTCGATGCCGCCGCGCGACACCAGCCAGAACTCGTCGCACACCGAACGCAGCAGCGAGCGGTCGTGGCTCACCAGCATCACCGTGCCTTCGAATTCGTTCAGCGCCACCGCCAGCGCCTCGCGCGTGGCGAGGTCGAGGTGGTTGGTCGGTTCGTCCATCAGCAGCAGGTTGGGGCGCTGCCACACGAGCATGCACAGCACCAGCCGCGCCTTCTCGCCGCCGCTCATGGTGCCGACCGCCTGCTTCACCATGTCGCCGCTGAAGTTGAAGGTGCCGAGGAAGTTGCGCAGGTCCTGCTCGCGGCCGCTCTGCCCGGCGGGCAGGCCTTCGCGCGCCATGCGCGTCATGTGTTCGAGCGGATTGTCCTGCGGGCGCAGCACGTCCAGTTCCTGCTGCGCGAAGTAGCCGATGGTCAGCCCCTTGCCTTCGGTCACGCGGCCGGCGATTG
The window above is part of the Methyloversatilis discipulorum genome. Proteins encoded here:
- a CDS encoding carboxymuconolactone decarboxylase family protein encodes the protein MSEQKKPGVQVRREVMGDDFVDRALGNATEFNQPLQDFINEHAWGAVWNRDGLDRRTRSLVTLAALTALKSPHELKGHVRGALNNGCTVEEIRETLLHCAVYAGVPAAGEAFRAAQEVLDSYRL